The region ATCAGTGAGCCCCCCGCTAGGTATTGAGATGGCCAATTTTTCCCTATTCTTGTCACCACCGACAATGGCCCTCGGTGTACATTAGCACGTCGCGCAAGGTGAAGGTGCTCGACCGCCCGGGGACCGAGGACACGAACACGGCGAGGCTATTGTTAAGCGCTTAAACTTACCACTGAGGCCCACGCGGATGTGCCTTGATCTTCGGGGTACAGCTTAAGGTCGAGCAGGACCCAGAGGCCACGCCAAACGAACACTACCAGCGTACCGATCACCAGTACGGAGAACATACAATCCATCACGTAAAGTCCCGGGTCTTTGGAGCCCTGCAATGACGATAGGAATATGGGGATGATCAATGGAAGAACATAAAGGAACGCCGAACAGTAGTGGAATAATGGCTTGTTaaccatttcttttctctgcATTTCTTTCAGTTCTTTtaacaacacgcacacacgcaaacgaGCTGCAAGTGGTAAGTGATAAAggtttatcttttttttttaagtcgTTTTGAGCCGCGCTGGATCGTTGGAGAAGATCTTTTCGCCAACCTTGTCCACGTTGGAAACTTTGCTCTTCGACCACGTACTAATTATCAATACTTTAAGCCAGACGATTCGACTAGAACAAGCTGTGgaaatgtatttatttttgggggatatttttcttctgtttacGATCAACGGGCAAGGGCGATCTTCTCCTGGAGTGTGTGCAGATTAccttgttgtgttgtggcatGTGACTCGCACACTCGTGACGATATTAATAGTACGAGCAAGCACTTCCACTTGCTTCTCTCGATAAGAAACCAGAAATGTGGACATCCGCCGGCAGCGGGCTACTGTGATCTTAAcctgcccccgggggccagtgtTTTCTGGCGGATCTAGCGCGGCTTAGCGGCTCTGATGATGGACACCATTgtttgccggttgccggtgttgACATTTCCTATTTTGCGAGTAACGCATTCCGTTATCTTGGCACGGGCAAGAATTGTGTCCGCGACAGGCGCATCCCGTAGCCCGTGAATGTAAGGACATGTATGTGCAATCGCGTGAAGCTCGAATAGAGTGCATGCAAGAGGAAAGGTTGCTAGGGGTAACcatgctggtgccgctggtcgGCTAGGCGCTCACCGTTAGCTTGAAGTAGGTCGGTACATCGAAGTACTCCTGCTGGGAATCGTTGACGAGGACAAACGGAGCGCTCATCACGTTGCGCACCCCCTTGAGACAACCGAGCAGAAACAGACAACCGAGCGTGATGAGCACGACGTACAGGACATCGTGCGTGGTGTACAGATCGATTAACTGCCAGCCACCGCGCCACCCATTCACGCAGACCATCCCGTAAAGGAAGGTGTAGCCGCGTGACCCAACGTAGAACACTATCCGGTGCTTGTCGGCGTTCAGATGTTGCCGAAAGCTGGCTTGAAATAGGTTAAACATGAGATGGCCCACGATGCCGATGGCAAGCGATACGAGCAGGCTGGTCCTCAGATCGGATGGGTAGATGTACTCGGCCATCAGGTTCCAGGTACCGCGCCAATAACCCACCACTAGCGGTGCCACGACCAGCGAGGCGTATAGGTAATCGATCAGCTGCAACAGATGCTCGTGATAGGTCGGAGCTTCGTGTAATGGTTTTTCCGTAACGGGCACACCTCCTGCAACGATCGACTTCCTGCGAACGCCAACGAAACCATCCTCGATTCCGGCTATGCTGCCTCGCATGTTGCTGCGATTGGTCGCGGTAGCGCTCAGGCtttctgtctgctgctgctgctgctgctgctgctgctgctgctactactactagagCGGTGCTAGCCACCACCCTCGTTTGAccaaaccagcaccacgcaccaACCGTGCTCACTTGTGCGCTCGTGTCGCGTCTGTCTCGATGCTAAACATTCACTTTTACCGTTCCACGGATCACTCTGGGACTCACTGCAACCGGGTTTCCGCATATGAGCGATCAACAACTATAAACCACTACGCCACCGGCACTAGCTTtcccctcactcactcactcactcccacTGTGGCGCACGCGTGACAGTGATGCTGGATAACGATCGTCAACGTGCCCCCGTCTCTCGTCCTCTCCTTAGTagcgtagaaaaaaaaacctgctaTTGACGTGGACCGATAATTTCCCGTCTCCCGTCTAGCCGGTCGCGGTCGTTATGCATCGGAATGCGTCCTATATGTCCCCAAACCCCCAGTTccccgccgtcgtcgccgttgcgCTTGCCCGTAGGAGAGGCAGGATCGGTGGTgtgctgcaaatggaaaaacgGTGTGTCAGCatccgttgcagcagcagcaggggcgtTTGATGaacgctttgttttgtttgcgtttcacGGTCACGGCCACTGCTCCGGCACCGGTTCTAATTGCCGTCAACCTGCTGTGCGATGGATGTGTGCTCAAGCCGAAAACTGATCAAAACTGATTGGATTCGTTGCCGATAAGACACTgtggcgaaggaggaggaggaggaggatagagcgagagaagggCACACAACAGATGGAAGACATTAACGCTGCTCTTGGACCTCCTGGGCTACGTTTTGCTTTGGATTGTTTTACGTTGATTCAAGAGTCTGCCAAGAGGATTTGTCAAGAGTCGGTTAATAGTGATAATGAAAGGGAAATTTATCGAAAAGAGAGACACCACGAATGCACCGCAAAATGGAGAGTTTTCTTAATGCACACATCACACCACCGCACCGACAGCTAAGCTATCATTTGCGCTCACTTATTCGGTGCCAACTTCCCGGCAACACCACCAATAgcggatgttttgttttgctatctGCTAGTAGCCGGCGGGATGTGAATGAACTGCTTGCGGCCACCGTCGTTTATTGATAAGCAACATGCTGGCTACGATAAAACTGGAACTGGCTTCATTAACTAATCGTCATACAGCCCTGTCCCATCGGCTGCTCACGCTGGGCGTTGGCGTCGAACTATCGATTTTGAGCGGCACACCATTTGCCCGCACACTAATGAATGCTATCGGTCCCGGTGTGCAGTAGTGCAcagatgttgctgcagcagaggTGCGAGCGGTGATGACATTTATCAGTTTGCAATTTAAGACACACCACTGGCCACCTGTGTGGACACAGCGATCGGTAATCGATTCGAGATGGAGTGCGATCAATTACTGCGACTAgggctcccctttttttgtgtcgtcACAAACGTCGCTTGGGTGCGTCATTATCAGTGCGTTATGCTGCCACCGCACGGGAgggcatcatcttcatctcgctCGCGCGCCCTTACCCTGATCCCTAGTTTTGCGATCGCTACCCATTACCATAAATAACCTCGCAAAATGGACACTGGGCGTGCGACTTGTTTGCTGGTGCGCGCTGGTGGCGTTCGTCACCTTAAATGTGATGGATAATCCAATTGACACAAACGATGGCAGAGCGATGGCACTTTCCACTATGAATCCCTTGTGTCCCTGTGTCTGGGTGTTTCGGTGACACACAGAGGCCGTATGGTGCCGAGAGCTCGCGTTCAACGCACTGCCTGGGTGCACTCTTCCACGGAGAGGTGAAAAGCGCACCTGATACACTCCAGAACAGCACAACGTAGCGTCGCCAGCGATGTCAGCGTGATCCTGATCCGAGCTTGGGGCTCTGGAAGCGAactgatgatcgcgatcgcgaaggaATGTTCGATTTCGAGCGGAACCTAATGGCGAACACGACGACGCACAACAAGCACAGTTGCGTTGTCGTACCCGGGACGCGCTCCGAGAGTAATCGGATTAGTACGAATCATCCGAATCAGCCGTAGATCGGGAAGCCACTAGTGGTTATCATCCAAATTGTTCTAATCAGCCAGCCAATGTGTGGGCCCGCGTTCGTCGGCCGGCTGCTCACGATGGACTAGTTTGGTCCGGGTCTGGTACTCGAGGATGTGTGCCGCCGTGGCCTCACTGCGACACACTTGGCacacatcgtcatcggcgcTCACGCTAGTAATGGCCAGTAcgacagcatcaccatcatgatcatcatgatccACGGGGACTGCACGCCGTTCGCGCTCACCGGTTGAGAGGGGGCCACCTACTGGAGCCGCGCCGCACGGCTTTGGCGGCATACATCAACCATTGGCTTCCGTCTGCTGTGCACATCGGACCCCTCCCGCTTGTCGCCTGTCCTGCCAAAGGTGATTCTTTTGAAAGTGCGTGAGTGGCCTGGTAGGGAAAAGGCCAACCGGAGCCCtggaacacacatacagcacaaCCACTGAGTGAcggcgcaccaccacgacagGTCTGGTGACCAAGTAGTGGCCCCCTTATTTACATTGCCACCATGTCGATCGTATAGCTTCAATCTATTGCATCtaaaccaccactaccagagATGgagagtgatagagagagagagagagaacagagtgCGTTTTTGCACTAACTAACAACCATGTCCCCGGGCAATGAATTCTGGCGTCCGTTGtgatccggtggtggtggtggtgctggtgttgtgctAGTGGTTGTTATTGTTCCATAGGGGGTGGAAGCATATCCTCGATCATCGTCTTCGTTATAGTAGTTGTGATCTGGTCCCTCCAGCCCATGATCCATGATGTCCAGAGTACcgcttggtttggcttttgtttggCCGAAGatgcttccccttttttttgctgcgaaaTTGCTTGGTCCAATCTACCTAGCGCAGCGTGAGCGTAATCAGTGTACCTTTCGTGTCGAAATGAATCGTTCATTTTTAAGTGTATTTGTTTAAATACTTCTTTTTACTTAACTTATATGCGAAGTTTTGCGTGGAAGAGGAGCATTACGTTCGTTTCTCGATTACTTTCTGTtctctttttaaattttatgttttgctttgttgaaTAGCAGCAAGCTATGGTTTACAATCTAGGCAACCGTATGGTttcgttgttgatgatgatgatgtagtaAAATTCCGAGATTTGTCTTCTGTGCGTTGTAGAGACTACACGCGCTTCAACTACGCTCCGCTCGAAAGTTATAACGTTCTGTTAGGAGCTGGAGTGTGAACAAAGTGTAgtttttttcgaaattaaaatagtGACGAATTCAGTGAAGCAGAGATTTTACAATAACCTGCAGCCAAGCAGGACTTTTAGAGCAATCGAAAAGGAAGATTGCGGAGAAAATTTATCGGGCAGTGGAGAACCGGACTTCTGGATTTGAGCCGTCTGTCCTCAACAGCATACCAGGTAATAGGCATCGATCTTTCATTGTAAGATAAGGGAATTGTAATGCCATTGGTGTATGATTTATTTCGTAAAAATCACGAGACGATGGTGGCCCTTGAAAATTCGAGTCTCAAAATCGTAGGTAACGTGATCAAAACCTAGTTGCTGCAAGAAACCTAATTTTCAGAGAGGCTACTATACATTAGTTGCAAACTGGTTGAAATCCAAGGAACTAGCGATGCAAATTACATCGGCACTGCATATTTAACAACTTTGCGATAAAGCAAAGCGGTAAAGAATATTCTAGTTTTCGAAAAGCAATCAATCTTTGGTTAATGTTTCTCAATTTGCTTGAGCAGAAGACGGCGATAAGCCGTTTCATAATTTCGAGCGCCCTTCTCGGGTTTTTTCCAGAACAGACGGTGAACTATTTATACATTCGTTCGTCCAGTTTGTCAcacaagaaaaggaaaggaagaaagaacaaaaaaaacgagaaaagatgATTACAACTCACTATCTTCGTGGGCCGATGTACGCCCATGGAAAGGTACGTCGCGTAACGGAAGCTTTGATTTGTTTGGCTCACGGTCGCATAACGCACCCGCTGGCCTGCCCGCCTgcacgctggctgctggcctgTTGACTGAGGGTGCAGCGTTTTGAGCAGTGGTGAGAGCGTAGAGACAGACGGTCTTTGGGGTGCACGgacaccacacaacaccatACTCCCGGGTTGCATCGCTACCATTTGGATTAGGAGCACCGCAAGCTGCTTCGGTGAGCCTGAACTGCCCGAgaacgttgtcgtcgtttctggtggcgtgcgtgcgcgatAATCAAGACGCGTCGTTGGGTGCTTGGAGCGTGTTATCAGCGAGCGTCAACGTAGTAGTGCTCCTCTCACGCTCACGCACTTTTGTCCAACCGCGGGGATGACCCGTTCGAGTGCCGTAGGTCGGTTAGCTGTGCTCACGCTACGGTTGCCTATCAGCCGGGACTGCCAAGAGCCGGCCACACAATACAAtacgcagctgctgctgatgagtcAATCGGACTAGGAATTTTCCACTTTGGATCGGATTATCggtgcggagagagagagagagtgcgttgTCGTTGTCTGTTTTGTCGTTCCAATGCTTGTTGACAATCAGATCGCCCAAGGTGACAATCGAGCATCACGGGGAACGCAATGAAAAAGTTCATTCGCAGCCCGGATCCCGTTATCAGCCTTAACACGCACGGAATGTCACAACAAATGCAGCATGCATCGCTTTACCCCCTTTGGCTTGATGCTGTAATCAGCCACAAGCGATCATTGATCCATTCGGCATCTCAGTGTGCAAGCCAGGCTGCCGCAGATCGATTACGGAATTGACGATTTATGGGGTCAATGTGTAAAGGACTTTCGCTGCCGGAGGGGGGTTTCAATGGCGGGAATGGGCAACGGCAACGTGCCCATCATGCTCGAGTGTTCTTGATGCCGTGGATTGACTGCCGTGCACTTGGAATCAATAGATAGAGGAGGGCCCACGGATTGATGCAGCGCGTAGATCGCGCTAAGCAAGTTCTGCGAGCGATAAGGCAAGTGGTCAGGTTATCTGTCCAGTTTGCCAATTTGCCAAACGTTCAACTAATGTCTGCGCAAGAGTGTATCGATAAGGGTGCAGGAAATCCCCCCGATAGTGTGAGGGCtcacgagggggggggggggaattctGTCACGCTCTGTGTTGCTTACCTTCGCTTTGAAGTAGGTCGGCACGTTAAAGTATCCGGAGGGGGAATCGTTGACG is a window of Anopheles aquasalis chromosome 2, idAnoAquaMG_Q_19, whole genome shotgun sequence DNA encoding:
- the LOC126573456 gene encoding uncharacterized protein LOC126573456 isoform X1 — translated: MRGSIAGIEDGFVGVRRKSIVAGGVPVTEKPLHEAPTYHEHLLQLIDYLYASLVVAPLVVGYWRGTWNLMAEYIYPSDLRTSLLVSLAIGIVGHLMFNLFQASFRQHLNADKHRIVFYVGSRGYTFLYGMVCVNGWRGGWQLIDLYTTHDVLYVVLITLGCLFLLGCLKGVRNVMSAPFVLVNDSQQEYFDVPTYFKLTGSKDPGLYVMDCMFSVLVIGTLVVFVWRGLWVLLDLKLYPEDQGTSAWASVLIGYGVTGVTFSLQPLMRWTCDRLTGFWRVVVADCFLFFSFIGTINVWRGVWQALDTFFLPDQKLLSNWITHGASLLLLILLNCSNSVLVRGVYIDAEEPAGQCVVFPVYYIRLFFQKERNKKQRRLLDTLERADLNSTAGVLQDKKPQSLPVVIPNQQQQQQQQHHHHHHHHHPHHAADQNHQVIRNLEAVPLTIIEDPKSNGDHATSQPPTSN